The genomic DNA GGGGCGCTGACGTCATCAAGATCGAACCGCCGTCGGGTGACCCAGCGCGAACCTTCGGTCGGATGCTCGGCCTGGATCAGGATCTGGGCGTGGCGGCCAACCCGCCCTTCGAGATGGACAACCGATCCAAACGCAGCATCGTGCTCGACCTGGGCACCGCCGAGGGGCGGGACACGGCCATGGAATTGCTATCCACCGCAGATGTTTTCCTGACGAATGTGCGTCCCGCGGCGCTACGTCGGCTGGAACTCGACTTCGAGACCGTCGCGGCCAGGAATCCCCGCTTGGTGTACGGGTTGATCACGGGCTACGGCCTGACCGGACCGGAGGCGGAACGAGCGGCCTACGACGTTGCCGCGTTCTGGGCCCGTGCCGGACTGGCCGACCTGCTCACCCGTCCAGGGGATACGCCGCCGTTTCAGCGCGGCGGAATGGGGGATCACTCCGCGGGAATGACACTGGCGGCCGCGGTGTGCGCCGCACTGCTGGCCCGAAACCGCACGGGGACGGGTCAATTGGTCAGCACCTCGCTGTACCGGCAGGGTGCCTACACCGTCAGCTTCGATCTCAACACCGTCCTGATGAGCGGTGAGCAGATCGCCATCGGCCAGCGTGAGGCGATGGCCAACCCATGTATGAACAACTACACCGCCGGTGACGGCAAACGCTTCTGGATCGTCGGCCTGCAGGGGGACCGGCACTGGCCCGCACTCTGCCGGGTGGTGGCCCACGAGGACTGGCTGACCGACACGCGGTTCGCCACGGCCCGTGACCG from Mycobacterium sp. DL440 includes the following:
- a CDS encoding CaiB/BaiF CoA-transferase family protein; the encoded protein is MAGPLEGFRVVELGVWVAAPAAGALLADWGADVIKIEPPSGDPARTFGRMLGLDQDLGVAANPPFEMDNRSKRSIVLDLGTAEGRDTAMELLSTADVFLTNVRPAALRRLELDFETVAARNPRLVYGLITGYGLTGPEAERAAYDVAAFWARAGLADLLTRPGDTPPFQRGGMGDHSAGMTLAAAVCAALLARNRTGTGQLVSTSLYRQGAYTVSFDLNTVLMSGEQIAIGQREAMANPCMNNYTAGDGKRFWIVGLQGDRHWPALCRVVAHEDWLTDTRFATARDRYVNARELIAELDTIFVGHPMDHWAPLFDGEPDFFWSPINSLDDVIADEQFHAAGGIIEVPDGISTVPMVASPADFSATPWQPRMVAPVLGAHTDEILAELRGDQDR